The region TTAGAGATTTTATGGACTGGAACTCGAAAGCACCTTCTTGGGAATTTACTGAACTAGAACAAGAAACTTTCTCCAACTTAGGCACTGTTAATGGGTCTAATAACCACTTTGGAGATTATAATAAGACTATCAGAGAGGATTTCTCAGTAGATTTGAAGCTGGGCCAGGTGGGAAATTCTGGCAATAATGAGTTAGTGGATACAACATGGAAGGAGTCAGGGCTTCCAAGACATGCTTCTTCTACTTCTTCACCCTCAGGATCTACGAAAAGGTCTCGAGGATCTTACAATGGATCTCAAGCAGTTTCATGCCTTGTTGATGGGTGCAATGCTGATCTTAGTACTTGTAGGGATTACCATAGACGCCATAAGGTCTGTGAGCTCCATTCTAAGACTCCTCAGGTCACAATTGGTGGGGAGAAGCAAAGATTCTGCCAGCAGTGCAGCAGGTATGCATTGTGCTTTATGTTCATTAAACTTGTTTGATTACTTGAAGTTTTGGGTTAAAATTTGAGAGCTAGAGCCTACTCAGTTATGGCATTATCATAGTTCTCTCTTAGTTACATATGTAAACTATTTGGATTTACAACTGTAAAATGAAGAGCTTAATGCATGGCATGAAGTGTATTAGAGAAGTACTTTGAGTTTGTGGAAATTTACGGTTGATACTTGTCATAACATCATTCTCTCTGCTCTGAGATAGATTTTCAGCTTAAGTTTCTCACAGCTTCATCTGCTTTTCTTAGGTTCCATTCGCTGGAGGAATTCGATGAAGGAAAGAGAAGCTGCAGAAAACGTCTCGATGGACACAACAGAAGGCGAAGGAAGCCTCAACCAGAACCCTTCTCACGCTATGGTAGCTTAATGTCCAACTATTCAGGTTAGTCACCCTGCATTTTCCATTTATTTTTGCAAGGCACACTCTATATGAACACCCCACTTATCTAAGTGCCTCCTTAATGTTTTCCTGCTTTGTGATCACATATCATTAGTTTATAGCCACAAATCTGAGCTCTATTGGTAATTTTCCAAGTGCTATAAGGTTCTGGCTACATGACATCCTTTTTAACTACATGTTTTCCCAATTAAAATATTACCCTTCCTATCTTTATGCATGATGGCTTTCTTAACTACTATGTTAGTAAACAATGATTCTTTTCGAAGGAAGAAAAGGAGGCTAAGAACTCTTCTGCCATGAAAATACTCTTCTACTTCTGGCAGGTACTCAGATGTTACCATTTTCATCGTCACTCGTTTACCCCTCTACCGCTGTTGTGAACCCCAACTGGGGAGGATGTGTAGTCAAAGCGGAGGCAGACTCCGGTCTCCATAACCATCATCAACAACAGCTACCCTTTCTTGATAAACATAACATGTTTCTAGGACCAACCTCTCCCAACAACAGCAATGCAAACTACAAAGGAGGAGATGGCAGCAGCAACAAGTTATTCCCAATTTTGCAAGGACACAGTCCTGGAGTTTCAGCATGCCATCCCCTTCTACTGAGGACATTTCCTTCATTGTCACAATGTAATGAGGTGCCTAGGAGCAAATTGTTCTATGACAGGCTATTAACATCAACAACTAGTACTACTTCTTCTACAACAGCACAACAAATCCATAACTCGGATTGTGCTCTCTCTCTTCTGTCATCACCGTCACCGCAGGCGCAGACACCTGAGATGGGTTTGGGACACAACATAATGTCACACCTTAGCTCCTCAATCTCAATGGTAGGGCAGCACCCCACCCTGCAGACAAATAATCATGGTTCAGAGCCTTTCATGAGTTCAGTTTTGATCACTAATGGAAGTAGTGGCAATGCTGATGTCCACTGTTCTGGGATGTTTAGCATGGGATCTGATGGTCATGAACCCCATCAAACTCTCCCTTCTCACTGGGATTAGTAAGAAGAAAAGattggaaaaagaaaaagagaaaaaaaatgttgAAGATTTCTATGACCATTATGGGACATGAATTTGTATCGTCTCCTTCATAATTTTTATGGTGCCACCATAATTGTGACTTTAACCTTTGgctaaattttcttttcttttggtaTGAATATCTCCAAGAAATTTTTGTTTTTGGAGCTTTTTAGGTTTGATCTTTTGGGAATTAGTACTAGCTTGGAAATTTTCATATGAAAAAACAAAATTTCCCCTCAATTATTGCATTTGTCTGGTATTATCTCCTGTATTTTCTTTTTGTATTATTATCTCCCAAGAAATTTTTGTTTTGGGAGCATTTTAGGTTTGATCTTTTGGGGGTTAGTACTACGATCTTAGAAATTTTCATGGTGAAATGGCAAAATTCCCCCTCAATTATTGTGTTTGtctagttttacccttgtattttttttgtgttattgtCCCTCGAGTAAAATTTTATAGTGCACCATTTAAAAAGATACACCAATGTACTTTCCTTGTGTTTCCAAAATGTGATAGTTCTTCTATTATCTTTTGATATGATAGTGTATATAGTAATTATTTATAACTCTTacaaatttttgaattttttttaataatttactaTAG is a window of Humulus lupulus chromosome 4, drHumLupu1.1, whole genome shotgun sequence DNA encoding:
- the LOC133830036 gene encoding squamosa promoter-binding-like protein 13A, producing MDWNSKAPSWEFTELEQETFSNLGTVNGSNNHFGDYNKTIREDFSVDLKLGQVGNSGNNELVDTTWKESGLPRHASSTSSPSGSTKRSRGSYNGSQAVSCLVDGCNADLSTCRDYHRRHKVCELHSKTPQVTIGGEKQRFCQQCSRFHSLEEFDEGKRSCRKRLDGHNRRRRKPQPEPFSRYGSLMSNYSGTQMLPFSSSLVYPSTAVVNPNWGGCVVKAEADSGLHNHHQQQLPFLDKHNMFLGPTSPNNSNANYKGGDGSSNKLFPILQGHSPGVSACHPLLLRTFPSLSQCNEVPRSKLFYDRLLTSTTSTTSSTTAQQIHNSDCALSLLSSPSPQAQTPEMGLGHNIMSHLSSSISMVGQHPTLQTNNHGSEPFMSSVLITNGSSGNADVHCSGMFSMGSDGHEPHQTLPSHWD